In a single window of the Clostridia bacterium genome:
- a CDS encoding starch-binding protein gives VFNSGDVQTVDVALSDLEGDNNAYYIAGDSAGESGWAVGQWKYVVPTPKTLVSIAAEYTGSDVTVGKSVSKDDITVTATYSDETSEVVTEDITLDYDSSEVAENVTVTVTYGGKTATFKINVVAATPEWTASEITQIVYFTNPDSTDVYAYVWVGTGEDKHELKAWADKEQAKYESDNAYGQKVYSYTFSVSYTNIIFVFGDKQTVDIDLTKLAEGNNAYYVDGDEANGEGKWAVGQWKYVAPTPKTLVSIAAEYTGSDVTVGKSVSKDDIAVTATYSDESTAAVTDFAIGEYDNTAAGNVIVTITYQEKTATITVVFVEEEEELTRTVYFTDNFKWGSANGGKIYAYVFKGKAPYKDWPGELMTYVENNSDEDAVYGYTFSTEYDTIIFSNGDGTQTIDITLGEDNAYYCSGWSDGSVTVGTWNRA, from the coding sequence GTCTTCAATAGTGGCGACGTGCAGACCGTTGACGTCGCTTTGTCCGATCTCGAGGGCGACAACAACGCCTACTATATCGCGGGCGACAGCGCGGGCGAGAGCGGCTGGGCCGTCGGTCAATGGAAATACGTAGTGCCCACGCCCAAGACCTTGGTCTCCATCGCCGCCGAATACACGGGCAGCGATGTGACCGTGGGCAAGAGCGTCTCCAAAGATGATATCACGGTTACGGCCACCTATTCGGACGAAACCTCCGAAGTGGTCACCGAGGATATCACCCTTGACTACGACTCGTCCGAAGTGGCGGAGAACGTCACCGTCACCGTGACCTACGGCGGCAAGACGGCCACCTTCAAAATCAACGTGGTAGCCGCCACGCCCGAATGGACGGCCAGCGAAATCACGCAAATCGTCTATTTCACCAATCCCGACAGCACGGACGTATACGCCTACGTGTGGGTTGGCACGGGCGAAGACAAGCACGAATTGAAAGCGTGGGCGGACAAAGAGCAAGCCAAGTACGAGTCGGATAACGCGTACGGCCAAAAGGTCTACAGCTATACCTTCTCGGTCAGTTACACCAACATTATCTTCGTGTTTGGCGACAAACAAACCGTAGATATCGACCTCACCAAACTTGCCGAGGGCAACAATGCGTACTACGTGGATGGAGACGAAGCCAACGGTGAAGGCAAGTGGGCCGTCGGTCAATGGAAATACGTCGCGCCCACACCCAAGACCTTGGTCTCCATCGCCGCCGAATACACGGGCAGCGATGTGACCGTGGGCAAGAGCGTCTCCAAGGACGATATCGCCGTTACGGCCACCTATTCGGACGAATCGACCGCCGCCGTGACCGACTTCGCCATCGGCGAGTACGATAACACCGCCGCCGGCAACGTCATCGTCACCATTACCTACCAAGAGAAGACCGCCACCATCACCGTGGTCTTCGTCGAGGAAGAGGAAGAACTCACCCGCACCGTCTATTTCACCGACAACTTCAAGTGGGGCAGCGCCAACGGCGGCAAGATCTATGCCTACGTCTTCAAAGGCAAGGCCCCCTATAAAGATTGGCCCGGCGAATTGATGACCTACGTCGAGAATAACTCGGACGAGGACGCCGTATACGGCTACACCTTCTCCACCGAGTACGACACCATCATCTTCTCCAACGGAGACGGCACGCAGACCATCGACATCACGTTGGGTGAGGACAATGCCTACTACTGCTCGGGTTGGAGCGACGGCAGCGTCACCGTAGGCACTTGGAACAGAGCGTAA
- a CDS encoding InlB B-repeat-containing protein, whose protein sequence is MNKKILTIFVALMLVCVLVFVFAACGENKNDTTDPDNGQTSTDNQGGGQSGANNGTNTGTNSGTSTGTNTGTNSGTGNTSADLVAKYHIYFYTGATATQVETISGVKAGDPITAPADPMLAYNQFDGWYTDYGTYQNKFEFGTMPAGDVCLYAKWTSTVSEGELGEYEQGLVASSQEGHLYIHYRRFDSKAESYEPLNLWVWPYGFTGREFDWNRDASGKVVLDTAGAMCDVDLTKIYNDAGKDGKQELQFLKNAGAYTAGSIKDPANYMDERFGFLIVYKDSKNIEGSHWRSDGNADQLFTVRDAVWDNGSIHIFCVQDNVSDYVFHLSEQEEIVNPYENDDGTHVSYANVNSSETIKVQYGTKIFDTVSGVGYQIMVSSFADSNGDGMGDIRGIIENFDYLKSLHIDALWLTPIQLSDSYHGYDIIDYKQIDPKFGTLADYKELLTLCHQNGMKVIMDLVLNHTSTNNVWFQKSAKMVVEDGIDYRSYYQWRNHTVEKNLSSDWYPYSEYNYSYYGKFSPSMPELNYDYQGTRDAIADVAKYWLGILGDGTGVDGFRIDAVKHIYMADEVDKAPGDIVISDYDQATQTDYSSNLTKNLNFFCWFVNQIKAEYPNAYMVGENFDGNAYNVAPYYEAYDGMLDFYMYYNFGQLSMYPTAAAALSGANSAVDASNSQPKGENTGSLLFGSWCYPGVLDTQERYSQAATGSRDVMGSLFSSNHDIPRLVNNCVRDDLGNGKWQAGTVSASNSGRAQLYAKAVLGAMMTMPGISWIYYGDEIGMSSNYLAGQNAQSPHVDRQYRQPFKWTTKDWDEAGGSRYITHFSISGDETYWVEWDAYNTQLAGVAEQQADPNSYLNYVKYWTDKKSTDDVLRFGSYEFIRAWGNQAAQLLSFKRTYNGTTYWCLTNFGTDNADVSSMVNTGSVKYAQGLSGGSLAGGCTLVIKVN, encoded by the coding sequence GTGAACAAGAAGATACTAACCATTTTTGTAGCACTCATGCTGGTGTGCGTGTTGGTGTTCGTCTTCGCCGCTTGCGGTGAAAACAAGAACGACACGACCGATCCCGACAACGGGCAGACCTCCACCGACAATCAAGGCGGCGGTCAATCGGGCGCGAATAACGGCACGAACACGGGCACGAACTCGGGTACGAGCACCGGTACGAACACCGGTACGAATTCGGGTACCGGCAACACGTCCGCAGATTTGGTGGCCAAGTACCACATCTATTTCTATACGGGCGCGACGGCCACGCAGGTGGAGACCATTTCGGGCGTCAAAGCGGGCGATCCCATCACCGCTCCCGCCGATCCCATGCTCGCCTACAACCAATTCGACGGCTGGTACACCGACTACGGCACCTACCAAAACAAGTTCGAGTTCGGCACTATGCCCGCCGGCGACGTTTGTCTGTACGCCAAATGGACGTCCACGGTGTCCGAGGGTGAACTCGGCGAGTACGAGCAGGGCTTGGTGGCCAGCAGTCAGGAGGGACACCTCTACATTCACTATCGCCGCTTCGACAGCAAGGCCGAGAGTTACGAGCCCCTCAACCTGTGGGTATGGCCGTACGGCTTCACCGGTAGGGAATTCGATTGGAACCGCGACGCGTCGGGCAAGGTTGTGCTGGACACGGCGGGCGCGATGTGCGACGTAGACCTCACCAAGATCTACAACGACGCGGGCAAGGACGGCAAGCAGGAGTTGCAATTCCTCAAGAACGCGGGCGCCTATACCGCGGGCTCCATCAAGGACCCCGCCAACTATATGGACGAGCGCTTCGGCTTCCTCATCGTCTACAAGGACAGCAAGAATATCGAAGGTTCGCATTGGCGTTCGGACGGCAACGCCGACCAACTCTTCACGGTTCGTGACGCCGTGTGGGACAACGGCAGCATCCATATCTTCTGCGTGCAGGACAACGTCTCCGACTACGTGTTCCACCTCTCCGAGCAAGAGGAGATCGTCAACCCCTACGAGAACGACGACGGCACGCACGTCAGCTACGCCAACGTCAACAGTTCCGAGACCATCAAGGTTCAATACGGCACCAAGATCTTCGACACGGTGTCGGGCGTCGGCTACCAAATCATGGTCAGCAGTTTCGCCGACAGCAACGGCGACGGCATGGGCGACATTCGAGGCATCATCGAGAATTTCGACTACCTCAAGTCCCTCCATATCGACGCGTTGTGGCTCACCCCCATTCAACTCTCGGACAGCTACCACGGCTACGATATCATCGACTACAAGCAGATCGATCCCAAGTTCGGCACCCTTGCCGACTACAAAGAACTGCTCACCTTGTGCCACCAAAACGGCATGAAGGTCATCATGGACTTGGTGCTCAATCACACCTCCACCAACAACGTATGGTTCCAAAAATCCGCCAAAATGGTGGTAGAGGACGGCATCGACTACCGCAGTTACTATCAATGGCGCAATCACACGGTGGAGAAGAATCTTTCGAGCGATTGGTACCCCTACAGCGAGTACAATTACAGCTACTACGGCAAGTTCTCCCCCAGTATGCCCGAACTCAACTACGACTACCAAGGCACGCGTGACGCCATCGCGGACGTGGCCAAGTATTGGTTGGGCATTTTGGGCGACGGTACGGGCGTAGACGGCTTCCGCATCGACGCGGTCAAGCACATCTACATGGCCGACGAAGTGGACAAAGCCCCCGGCGATATCGTCATTTCCGACTACGACCAAGCCACCCAAACCGACTACAGCAGCAACCTTACCAAGAACCTCAACTTCTTCTGCTGGTTCGTCAACCAGATCAAAGCCGAATATCCCAACGCCTATATGGTGGGTGAGAATTTCGACGGCAACGCCTACAACGTCGCGCCTTACTACGAGGCCTACGACGGTATGTTGGACTTCTATATGTACTACAACTTCGGACAGTTGTCTATGTATCCCACGGCCGCGGCGGCCTTGTCGGGCGCCAACAGCGCGGTAGACGCTTCCAACTCTCAACCCAAAGGCGAAAACACCGGCTCTCTCCTGTTCGGCTCTTGGTGCTATCCCGGCGTGTTGGATACGCAGGAGCGTTACAGTCAGGCCGCGACGGGCAGTCGCGACGTAATGGGCAGTCTGTTCTCGTCCAACCACGACATTCCCCGTCTGGTCAACAACTGCGTGCGCGACGACCTCGGCAACGGCAAGTGGCAGGCGGGTACGGTCAGCGCTTCCAATAGCGGCAGGGCGCAACTCTACGCCAAAGCCGTCTTGGGCGCCATGATGACCATGCCCGGCATCAGCTGGATTTACTACGGCGACGAGATCGGCATGAGCAGCAACTATCTCGCGGGGCAGAACGCCCAAAGCCCCCACGTGGATAGGCAATACCGTCAACCCTTCAAGTGGACCACCAAGGATTGGGACGAAGCGGGCGGTAGCCGATACATCACCCACTTCAGCATCTCGGGCGACGAGACCTATTGGGTGGAGTGGGACGCCTACAATACCCAGCTGGCGGGCGTAGCCGAGCAACAGGCGGATCCCAATTCCTACCTCAACTACGTCAAGTATTGGACGGATAAGAAATCCACCGACGACGTCCTGCGCTTCGGCTCGTACGAATTTATTCGCGCTTGGGGCAACCAAGCCGCGCAACTTCTCTCGTTCAAGCGCACCTACAACGGCACGACCTACTGGTGCCTGACCAACTTCGGCACGGACAACGCGGACGTGTCTTCCATGGTCAATACGGGCTCCGTCAAGTATGCCCAAGGCTTGAGCGGCGGTTCCTTGGCGGGCGGTTGCACCCTCGTCATCAAGGTGAACTGA
- a CDS encoding starch-binding protein yields the protein MKTRRVLTILLAILLVAVVAVTLFACKDKTKPNEDTPSNNTGNTDTPGGNTDTPGGNTDPSGGNTTPGGNTDVDTSISVPTGLAVSGSKASWKRVTGANFELEVNGTVINVGNAINYDLLNMTNPPADGKFTLRVRATKDGKASAWSEAVTFTYVAVQVVNPTVTGLTGTTMTWTASSNALYPLVTVGTTEYKLAADATSYDLASVAAKSDVTLTYVADGVYYKNSATVRLTYDPATATLAYAAPAKAYMVGEVLRFDKVEGANAYYFQDVQGRITALTGEEINDLANDRFAHLLIKQMWAGNTDLGIADSAPVEITYFEGDESDPFLVKDVSDLRYIEYYEAVAQTTGVVYHYKLAADVTFEDYTPKNDEEYSNFYNLGSFSGVLDGDDHSLKNVVVYYKDGYSSIFDNITETGVIRNINIENTKWRTWTNRTNDGIMHEKGGEVAVLAYTNRGTIEGVNLMSGAITAAKDGAAGLVSINRGVIRNCTVGEAVTVTGVNEVGAIAIYNAGTIEGCVNHATVKGSMSVGGIVGRNAGLVTKCGNDGAVSGDNTVGGLVGYNYNVKDVDGGMQYDTMVSLSYNKGTVTAFRNAGGLVGRNGSTGANELGGNRMSESYANAGVFGCYNQGDVSGAFSTGGLIGENRAYNETGEGYRFGVFGCYSSGDVQAVDCNVLYFVNTKGWGAVYAYAWNDESKTNDGAWPGNQCVEVGTNEYGQAICAVVVSSACDMVIFNDGGDNKTADIAFTTLRNGFYLNDDGSYGNYAYDGSHGRYNMTLGYLTGYNNAVSDCYYAVWTECSYVTVGGTETSVEQLSVTTDRQAMTAKLNAAVGATAFATTDGYPVLAWELQD from the coding sequence ATGAAAACGCGTAGAGTTTTAACGATTCTATTGGCTATCCTGTTGGTGGCGGTCGTTGCGGTCACGTTGTTCGCGTGCAAAGACAAGACCAAGCCCAACGAGGATACGCCGAGCAATAATACGGGCAATACCGATACTCCCGGCGGCAATACCGACACCCCCGGCGGCAACACCGATCCCTCTGGTGGCAACACCACGCCCGGCGGCAATACCGACGTGGATACGTCCATCTCCGTACCCACGGGGCTTGCGGTCAGCGGTAGCAAAGCCAGTTGGAAGCGCGTGACGGGCGCCAACTTCGAGTTGGAAGTCAACGGCACCGTCATCAACGTAGGCAACGCCATCAACTACGATTTGCTCAATATGACCAATCCCCCCGCCGACGGCAAGTTCACCTTGCGCGTGCGCGCTACCAAAGACGGTAAAGCGAGCGCGTGGAGCGAGGCGGTCACCTTCACCTATGTAGCGGTGCAGGTGGTCAATCCCACCGTCACGGGGCTTACGGGCACCACGATGACCTGGACGGCGTCTTCCAACGCCCTCTATCCCTTGGTCACCGTCGGCACCACCGAGTACAAATTGGCGGCGGACGCCACTTCCTACGACCTTGCTTCGGTCGCGGCGAAGAGCGACGTCACCCTGACCTACGTAGCGGACGGGGTCTACTACAAGAATAGCGCCACCGTGCGCCTTACCTACGATCCCGCCACCGCCACCTTGGCCTACGCCGCACCCGCGAAGGCCTATATGGTGGGCGAAGTGTTGCGCTTCGACAAGGTAGAGGGCGCCAACGCCTACTACTTCCAAGACGTGCAAGGCCGTATCACGGCTTTGACGGGCGAGGAGATCAACGACCTCGCCAACGACCGCTTTGCGCACCTGCTCATCAAACAAATGTGGGCGGGCAACACCGACTTGGGCATTGCGGACTCCGCGCCTGTCGAGATCACCTATTTCGAGGGCGACGAGAGCGATCCCTTCCTCGTCAAGGATGTTTCCGACCTTCGTTATATCGAGTATTACGAGGCCGTGGCGCAGACCACGGGTGTCGTCTACCACTACAAGTTGGCGGCGGACGTCACCTTCGAGGACTATACGCCCAAGAACGACGAGGAGTACAGCAACTTCTACAATCTGGGCAGTTTCTCGGGCGTTTTGGACGGAGACGACCACTCGCTCAAGAACGTCGTCGTCTACTACAAAGACGGCTATTCGTCCATCTTCGACAATATCACCGAGACGGGCGTTATCCGCAATATCAACATAGAGAATACCAAGTGGCGCACCTGGACCAACCGCACCAACGACGGCATTATGCACGAGAAGGGCGGCGAGGTGGCCGTCTTGGCCTACACCAACCGCGGCACCATCGAGGGCGTCAACCTCATGTCGGGCGCCATCACGGCGGCCAAGGACGGCGCGGCGGGCTTGGTGAGCATCAACCGCGGTGTCATTCGCAACTGCACCGTCGGTGAAGCGGTCACCGTCACGGGCGTCAACGAAGTGGGCGCCATCGCCATCTACAACGCGGGCACCATCGAGGGTTGCGTCAACCACGCCACCGTCAAGGGCTCCATGTCCGTGGGCGGCATCGTCGGCCGCAACGCCGGTCTCGTCACCAAGTGCGGCAACGACGGCGCGGTCTCGGGCGACAACACCGTGGGCGGTCTGGTCGGCTACAACTACAACGTCAAGGACGTTGACGGCGGTATGCAATACGACACGATGGTCAGCCTGTCCTACAACAAGGGCACGGTCACGGCGTTCCGCAATGCGGGCGGCTTGGTCGGTCGCAACGGTTCCACGGGTGCCAACGAGTTGGGCGGCAACCGCATGAGCGAGAGTTACGCCAACGCGGGCGTCTTCGGTTGCTACAACCAGGGCGACGTGTCGGGCGCGTTCTCCACGGGCGGCCTTATCGGTGAAAACCGCGCCTACAACGAGACGGGCGAGGGCTATCGGTTCGGCGTCTTCGGTTGCTACTCTTCGGGCGACGTGCAAGCCGTGGATTGCAACGTATTGTATTTCGTCAATACCAAGGGATGGGGCGCCGTGTACGCCTACGCTTGGAACGACGAGAGCAAGACAAACGACGGTGCGTGGCCCGGCAATCAATGCGTCGAGGTAGGCACCAACGAATATGGGCAGGCCATCTGCGCCGTGGTCGTTTCCTCGGCGTGCGATATGGTCATCTTCAACGACGGCGGCGACAACAAGACCGCTGATATCGCTTTTACCACGTTGCGGAACGGCTTTTATCTCAACGACGACGGCTCGTACGGCAACTACGCCTACGACGGCAGTCACGGCAGATACAATATGACTTTGGGCTACCTCACCGGCTACAACAACGCCGTTTCGGATTGTTACTACGCGGTGTGGACCGAGTGTTCGTACGTCACGGTGGGCGGCACCGAGACTTCCGTCGAGCAGCTTTCCGTCACTACCGACAGGCAAGCCATGACGGCGAAACTCAACGCGGCGGTGGGCGCTACGGCGTTCGCCACGACGGACGGCTACCCCGTGTTGGCATGGGAATTACAGGATTAG
- a CDS encoding starch-binding protein, whose protein sequence is MKKKLFFVLMICVLAAIVAVSFTGCKGDKLPSVRNLNVTDDGYLSWGAVEGADGYVIYFNDNEADRFYLTNTYISIDEPEIKSVLKSGQKNNVYIRAVTLDSKKLPAKTSDRSKIIFNYSRKLATPNKIKMSKERFSWRGVTDAEDYKAYVRRSGETTGTLYDMTWVTGTASVTGTINDLADGNMYYVSIVATAEGYESSDPSDEVPYDRTATNVSDLTYTAYAGTASATMGVDFEDAALMVATVTAAEGAEFRVSDSTGKAYTVSTATAANAGDYVLTLNTNSGNVTVSAIASYYIYVNGDAGTKLAFNAATGVYTVNVTLKDGDNYVVKNGAGELVTTYTDDSANQGSSVTAGSYAIRVDKDAKVSVSKGASADTGESKPVSRDGQWAVTFDYNYEGAPAALVEYATDGRPVPTPAEPLRAGYKFEGWFADSYCLIEAAFGKKQSNFAITCPTTLYAKWTVDSTAVVEHTTHEDTNGDGKCDVCGKTIATVCTDHVDANGDGKCDVCGATVTTNKCTKHIDRNGDKKCDNCGALIESSVTVDTKGTIYFDVSAEDVAWFTADNAVLNMHVWYADGTNNGFPGPKMTYNSALGYYEAEYYTNRVVKGVLFTRNNPTLNPQEGEQTEWNRVELTDFTFDANRPVYKLLSYYKNEETGYTTSTGAWIKVGEQINVKGDGKLYVDFRDISWFTDAGADVRAYIWYTDGTDNGAYPGKAVTYTTDASSKRYSAYVDYFTDKTVAGVIFTRNDPATGTEWNKIELQGEGFVFNPALPAYRVTALGAIFEGYWESEADALASPTDYGSIEDEDGDKTAYFYLDMSAVTWFGDNDPVVKARIVYADNTVNAKGGEVAAMDGNLFKWGYNGAKVVKSITILRCAPATGDVWNSFDVSLSSDATKEIIVVGSLTDTAVYTYADKDASGDPVVVTTRTVYFTDNYKWVDNGGKIYAYVFKRANNSFMTQWPGNLCDYAYNNDNNEAVYSFTFLAEYDTIVFSNGNGAQTVDVALGEHNGYYLTGDNSPYGVGTWDKESGGAEPPATKTLSSISATYTGGNVTVGNDPALADFTVIATYSDDTTAPITTGFTLSGYDKTQAGAQTVTVTYEGKTDTASVTFVAAPAWDGVITIDVSGVDWFENDGCVAYVYVWYTDATNNGWVTTDNAAAHKATRTAAFTYTFQTDTAKAIEGVIVIRGTADGSTLYNKSGDLTDNGTHNIAVSSMEDYN, encoded by the coding sequence ATGAAGAAAAAACTATTTTTTGTGCTGATGATATGTGTGCTGGCGGCCATCGTCGCCGTCTCCTTTACGGGCTGTAAAGGCGACAAGTTGCCCAGCGTACGCAATTTGAACGTCACCGACGACGGCTATCTCTCGTGGGGTGCAGTCGAGGGCGCGGACGGCTACGTCATCTATTTCAACGACAACGAGGCCGACCGTTTCTACCTCACCAACACCTACATCTCCATCGACGAGCCCGAGATCAAGAGCGTGTTGAAGAGCGGTCAAAAGAACAACGTCTACATTCGTGCGGTCACCTTGGACAGCAAGAAATTGCCCGCCAAGACCTCCGACCGTAGCAAGATCATCTTCAACTACTCCCGCAAGTTGGCCACCCCCAACAAGATCAAGATGAGCAAAGAGCGCTTCTCTTGGCGTGGCGTGACGGATGCGGAGGACTACAAGGCCTATGTCCGCCGCTCGGGTGAGACCACGGGCACTTTGTACGATATGACGTGGGTCACGGGCACCGCTTCGGTCACGGGCACCATCAACGACCTTGCGGACGGCAATATGTACTACGTTTCCATCGTCGCCACCGCCGAGGGCTACGAGTCGAGCGATCCTTCGGACGAAGTTCCCTACGATCGCACCGCGACCAACGTCAGCGACCTCACCTACACGGCGTATGCGGGCACGGCTTCGGCCACGATGGGCGTGGACTTCGAGGACGCCGCTTTGATGGTTGCCACCGTCACCGCCGCCGAGGGCGCGGAGTTCCGCGTGTCGGATAGCACGGGCAAGGCCTACACGGTCTCCACCGCCACGGCCGCCAACGCCGGCGACTACGTGCTGACGCTCAACACCAATTCGGGCAACGTCACCGTATCGGCCATCGCTTCCTATTATATCTACGTCAACGGCGACGCGGGCACCAAACTCGCGTTCAACGCCGCGACGGGCGTCTATACCGTCAACGTCACGTTGAAGGACGGCGACAACTACGTCGTCAAGAACGGTGCGGGCGAGCTCGTCACCACCTACACGGACGACAGTGCCAACCAAGGCTCGTCCGTCACCGCCGGCAGTTACGCCATTCGCGTGGACAAGGACGCCAAAGTGAGCGTCAGCAAGGGCGCTTCCGCCGACACGGGCGAGAGCAAACCCGTCTCGCGCGACGGACAATGGGCGGTCACCTTTGACTACAACTACGAGGGCGCACCCGCCGCTTTGGTGGAATACGCCACCGACGGTCGTCCCGTTCCCACTCCCGCCGAGCCTTTGCGCGCGGGCTACAAGTTCGAGGGCTGGTTCGCCGACAGTTATTGCCTCATCGAGGCGGCGTTCGGCAAGAAGCAGAGCAACTTCGCCATCACTTGTCCCACCACCTTGTACGCCAAGTGGACGGTTGACAGTACGGCGGTCGTCGAGCACACCACCCACGAGGATACCAACGGCGACGGCAAGTGCGACGTGTGCGGCAAGACCATCGCCACCGTATGCACCGATCACGTAGACGCCAACGGCGACGGCAAGTGCGACGTGTGCGGCGCTACGGTCACCACCAACAAGTGCACCAAGCATATCGACCGCAACGGCGACAAGAAGTGCGACAACTGCGGCGCGCTCATCGAGAGCAGCGTCACCGTGGACACCAAGGGCACCATCTACTTCGACGTGTCCGCCGAGGACGTGGCTTGGTTCACCGCCGACAACGCCGTCCTCAATATGCACGTTTGGTACGCCGACGGCACCAACAACGGCTTCCCCGGCCCCAAGATGACTTACAACAGCGCGTTGGGCTACTACGAGGCCGAGTATTACACCAACCGCGTCGTCAAGGGCGTGCTGTTCACGCGCAACAATCCCACGCTCAATCCCCAAGAGGGCGAGCAGACCGAGTGGAACCGAGTGGAACTCACCGACTTCACCTTCGACGCCAATCGTCCCGTGTACAAGCTTCTCAGCTATTACAAGAACGAGGAGACGGGTTACACCACCTCTACGGGCGCTTGGATCAAGGTGGGTGAGCAAATCAACGTCAAGGGCGACGGCAAACTGTACGTCGACTTCCGCGATATCAGTTGGTTTACGGATGCCGGCGCGGACGTGCGCGCGTATATATGGTACACGGACGGCACCGACAACGGCGCCTACCCCGGCAAGGCCGTTACCTACACGACGGACGCTTCCTCCAAGCGTTATTCGGCCTACGTGGACTACTTCACCGACAAGACCGTCGCGGGCGTCATCTTCACTCGCAACGATCCCGCCACGGGCACCGAGTGGAACAAGATAGAGTTGCAGGGCGAGGGCTTCGTCTTCAATCCCGCCTTGCCCGCCTACCGCGTCACCGCGTTGGGCGCCATCTTCGAGGGCTATTGGGAGAGCGAGGCGGACGCTTTGGCGTCTCCCACCGATTACGGCAGCATCGAGGATGAGGACGGCGACAAGACCGCCTACTTCTATCTCGATATGTCCGCCGTCACTTGGTTCGGCGACAACGATCCCGTCGTCAAGGCGCGCATCGTCTACGCGGACAACACCGTCAACGCCAAGGGCGGCGAAGTGGCCGCGATGGACGGCAATCTCTTCAAGTGGGGCTACAACGGCGCCAAAGTCGTCAAGAGCATCACCATCTTGCGTTGCGCCCCCGCTACGGGCGACGTGTGGAACAGCTTCGACGTGTCCCTGTCTTCGGACGCCACCAAAGAGATCATCGTCGTCGGCAGTCTTACGGATACCGCGGTCTATACCTACGCGGATAAGGATGCTTCGGGCGATCCCGTAGTCGTCACCACCCGCACGGTCTACTTCACCGACAACTACAAGTGGGTAGACAACGGCGGCAAGATCTACGCCTACGTCTTCAAGCGCGCCAACAATTCCTTTATGACGCAGTGGCCCGGCAACTTGTGCGATTATGCCTACAACAACGACAACAACGAGGCCGTCTACAGCTTCACCTTCCTTGCCGAGTACGACACCATCGTCTTCTCCAACGGCAACGGTGCGCAGACCGTGGACGTCGCCCTCGGCGAGCACAACGGCTACTACCTCACGGGCGACAACAGCCCCTACGGCGTAGGCACTTGGGACAAAGAGAGCGGCGGCGCGGAGCCTCCCGCCACCAAGACCTTGTCCTCCATCTCCGCCACCTACACGGGCGGCAACGTGACCGTGGGCAATGATCCCGCCCTTGCGGACTTCACCGTGATCGCCACCTACAGTGACGACACCACCGCGCCCATCACCACGGGCTTCACCCTTTCGGGCTACGACAAGACCCAAGCGGGCGCGCAGACGGTCACCGTCACCTACGAGGGCAAGACGGACACCGCATCGGTCACCTTCGTCGCGGCACCCGCGTGGGACGGCGTTATCACCATTGACGTTTCGGGTGTGGATTGGTTTGAAAACGACGGTTGCGTCGCCTACGTTTACGTATGGTACACGGATGCCACCAACAACGGCTGGGTGACCACCGACAATGCGGCCGCGCACAAAGCGACGCGCACCGCCGCCTTTACCTACACGTTCCAGACGGATACGGCCAAGGCCATTGAGGGCGTCATCGTCATTCGCGGCACGGCCGACGGCTCCACTTTGTACAATAAGTCGGGCGATTTGACCGACAACGGTACGCACAACATTGCAGTAAGTAGTATGGAAGACTACAACTGA